Proteins encoded by one window of Streptomyces uncialis:
- a CDS encoding metal ABC transporter substrate-binding protein — protein sequence MNVRRLIPGTAVAATALLGLGALSGCSSSDAAGGSDGKLDITASFYPMQYLAEEIGGGHVEVTTLTEPGQEPHDLEISARQTAAMEESDLVLYLKGLQPAVDEAVQQSEARTKVDATTLTSLEKDGPEPGKSAGSEKSAGSGEPSKSAEPSKSGEPAGEHADEHGHAEDGHGHAEEGHAEDGHGHGEEEKPAGEEKAAEEEAGHDGHDHGHSHDGPDPHIWLDPVRYAEVAKGLGKAMAKADPDHAADYDKNTDALVKRLDALHTKFEGGLRDTRTDVFITTHSAFGYLADRYGLIEESITGLDPESEPSGARIKALQQTAKADKVDTVFYETLVSDRTAKTLANDAGLRTDVLDPVEGITDKSKGDDYVQVMEANLTALRTALGAK from the coding sequence ATGAACGTACGACGTCTGATACCCGGCACCGCCGTGGCGGCCACCGCCCTCCTCGGCCTCGGCGCCCTGTCCGGCTGCTCCTCCTCGGACGCGGCCGGCGGGAGTGACGGCAAGCTGGACATCACGGCGTCGTTCTATCCGATGCAGTACCTCGCCGAGGAGATCGGCGGCGGCCATGTCGAGGTCACGACCCTGACCGAGCCCGGCCAGGAGCCCCACGACCTGGAGATCAGCGCCCGGCAGACGGCCGCGATGGAGGAGTCCGACCTGGTCCTCTATCTGAAGGGCCTCCAGCCCGCCGTCGACGAGGCCGTCCAGCAGTCCGAGGCCCGGACGAAGGTCGACGCGACCACGCTGACCTCGCTGGAGAAGGACGGCCCGGAGCCCGGGAAGTCCGCCGGGTCCGAGAAGTCCGCCGGGTCCGGGGAGCCCTCGAAGTCCGCGGAGCCCTCGAAGTCCGGCGAACCCGCAGGTGAGCACGCCGACGAGCACGGTCACGCGGAGGACGGGCACGGCCACGCGGAAGAAGGCCACGCGGAGGACGGGCACGGCCACGGCGAAGAGGAGAAGCCCGCCGGGGAGGAGAAGGCCGCCGAGGAGGAGGCCGGGCACGACGGGCACGACCACGGGCACTCCCACGACGGCCCCGACCCCCACATCTGGCTGGACCCGGTGCGTTACGCCGAGGTCGCGAAGGGGCTCGGCAAGGCCATGGCGAAGGCCGACCCGGACCACGCCGCCGACTACGACAAGAACACGGACGCCCTGGTGAAGCGGCTGGACGCGCTGCACACCAAGTTCGAGGGCGGGCTGCGCGACACCCGCACCGACGTCTTCATCACCACCCACTCCGCCTTCGGCTACCTCGCCGACCGCTACGGCCTCATCGAGGAGTCGATCACCGGTCTCGACCCGGAGAGCGAGCCCAGCGGCGCCCGGATCAAGGCCCTCCAGCAGACGGCGAAGGCCGACAAGGTCGACACCGTCTTCTACGAGACGCTCGTCTCCGACCGGACCGCGAAGACCCTCGCGAACGACGCCGGGCTGCGCACCGACGTCCTGGACCCGGTCGAGGGGATCACCGACAAATCCAAGGGCGACGACTACGTCCAGGTCATGGAGGCCAACCTCACCGCCCTGCGGACCGCGCTCGGCGCGAAGTGA
- a CDS encoding RidA family protein: MAITLVNPEGLPEVGAYRQVSVASGSRLVFVAGQVAWDADGVTVGEGDLAAQVERCYLNVATALAGVGASFDDVAKLTVYVVDWTPDKMPLFAEGVTRAAAKLGAAPVPPGTLIGVAALDVPEHLVEVEATAVLD; encoded by the coding sequence ATGGCCATCACGCTGGTGAACCCGGAGGGGCTGCCGGAGGTCGGGGCGTACAGGCAGGTGTCGGTGGCGTCCGGGTCGAGGCTGGTGTTCGTCGCGGGGCAGGTCGCCTGGGACGCCGACGGGGTCACGGTCGGTGAAGGTGATCTCGCCGCGCAGGTCGAGCGGTGCTATCTGAACGTCGCCACCGCCCTGGCGGGGGTCGGCGCCTCGTTCGACGACGTGGCGAAACTGACCGTGTACGTCGTGGACTGGACCCCCGACAAGATGCCCCTGTTCGCGGAGGGGGTCACGAGGGCAGCCGCCAAGCTCGGAGCCGCCCCCGTACCGCCGGGCACCCTGATCGGCGTCGCGGCACTGGACGTACCCGAGCACCTGGTGGAGGTCGAGGCCACCGCGGTCCTCGACTGA
- a CDS encoding DUF397 domain-containing protein: MRATRQAPPVALDWRKSSYSNAEGGDCLEVASGVPDAVPIRDSKRPDGPILLVQAPAWTAFIGAVRTRDTLGG, encoded by the coding sequence GTGCGAGCAACCCGACAGGCCCCACCCGTAGCCCTCGACTGGCGCAAGTCCAGCTACAGCAACGCTGAGGGTGGCGACTGCCTGGAAGTGGCCAGCGGCGTACCGGACGCCGTCCCCATACGGGACAGCAAGCGGCCCGACGGACCGATACTCCTCGTCCAGGCCCCGGCCTGGACGGCGTTCATCGGAGCGGTCCGGACGAGGGACACGCTCGGCGGCTGA
- a CDS encoding glycine--tRNA ligase, whose protein sequence is MAADKIDTIVSLSKRRGFVYPCSEIYGGQRAAWDYGPLGVELKENIKRQWWRYMVTSREDVVGIDSSVILATEVWEASGHVATFSDPLTECTSCHKRYRADHLEEAYEAKHGRLPENGLADINCPNCGNKGQFTEPKSFSGLLATHLGPTQDTGSVAYLRPETAQGIFTNFAQVQQTSRRKPPFGIAQMGKSFRNEITPGNFIFRTREFEQMEMEFFVKPGEDEKWQEYWMEQRWNWYTGLGLREENMRWFEHPAEKLSHYSKRTADIEYRFRFGGNEWGELEGVANRTDYDLSAHSKASGQDLSYFDQEAGERWTPYVIEPAAGVGRTMLAFLLDAYIEDEAPNAKGKLEKRTVLRLDPRIAPVKVAVLPLSRNPELSPKAKGLATALRQNWNIDFDDAGAIGRRYRRQDEIGTPFCVTVDFDTLDDNAVTVRERDTMKQERVSLDQIEGYLASRLIGC, encoded by the coding sequence GTGGCCGCCGACAAGATCGACACCATCGTCAGCCTGAGCAAGCGCCGTGGCTTCGTCTACCCCTGCAGTGAGATCTACGGGGGCCAGCGCGCCGCCTGGGACTACGGACCGCTGGGCGTCGAGCTCAAGGAGAACATCAAGCGTCAGTGGTGGCGCTACATGGTCACGTCCCGTGAGGACGTCGTCGGCATCGACTCGTCGGTGATCCTCGCCACCGAGGTGTGGGAGGCGTCGGGCCACGTCGCGACCTTCAGCGACCCGCTCACCGAGTGCACCTCCTGCCACAAGCGCTACCGCGCGGACCACCTGGAGGAGGCGTACGAGGCGAAGCACGGCCGGCTTCCCGAGAACGGCCTCGCCGACATCAACTGCCCCAACTGCGGCAACAAGGGCCAGTTCACCGAGCCCAAGTCGTTCTCCGGTCTGCTCGCCACGCACCTCGGCCCCACCCAGGACACCGGCTCCGTCGCGTATCTGCGGCCCGAGACCGCGCAGGGCATCTTCACCAACTTCGCCCAGGTCCAGCAGACCTCGCGCCGCAAGCCGCCGTTCGGCATCGCGCAGATGGGCAAGTCCTTCCGCAACGAGATCACGCCCGGCAACTTCATCTTCCGGACCCGCGAGTTCGAGCAGATGGAGATGGAGTTCTTCGTCAAGCCGGGCGAGGACGAGAAGTGGCAGGAGTACTGGATGGAGCAGCGCTGGAACTGGTACACCGGTCTCGGCCTGCGTGAGGAGAACATGCGCTGGTTCGAGCACCCGGCGGAGAAGCTCTCCCACTACTCCAAGCGCACCGCCGACATCGAGTACCGCTTCCGCTTCGGCGGCAACGAGTGGGGCGAGCTGGAAGGCGTCGCCAACCGCACCGACTACGACCTGTCGGCGCACTCCAAGGCGTCCGGCCAGGACCTCTCGTACTTCGACCAGGAGGCCGGCGAGCGCTGGACCCCCTACGTCATCGAGCCCGCCGCCGGTGTCGGCCGCACGATGCTCGCCTTCCTCCTCGACGCGTACATCGAGGACGAGGCGCCCAACGCCAAGGGCAAGCTGGAGAAGCGGACCGTGCTGCGCCTCGACCCGCGCATCGCGCCCGTCAAGGTCGCCGTCCTGCCGCTGTCCCGCAACCCGGAGCTGTCGCCGAAGGCGAAGGGCCTGGCCACCGCGCTGCGCCAGAACTGGAACATCGACTTCGACGACGCGGGTGCCATCGGCCGCCGCTACCGCCGCCAGGACGAGATCGGTACGCCGTTCTGCGTCACCGTCGACTTCGACACCCTCGACGACAATGCGGTCACCGTGCGTGAGCGCGACACGATGAAGCAGGAGCGGGTCTCCCTCGACCAGATCGAGGGCTACCTGGCCTCCCGTCTGATCGGCTGCTGA
- the recO gene encoding DNA repair protein RecO: MSLFRDDGVVLRTQKLGEADRIITLLTRGHGRVRAVARGVRRTKSKFGARLEPFSHVDVQFFARGSELIGRGLPLCTQSETIAPYGGGIVTDYARYTAGTAMLETAERFTDHEGEPAVQQYLLLVGGLRTLARGEHAPNLVLDAFLLRSLAVNGYAPSFGDCAKCGMPGPNRFFSVGAGGCVCGDCRVPGSVVPSPQALELLGALLTGDWPTADACEPRHVREGSGLVSAYLHWHLERGLRSLRYVEKS, encoded by the coding sequence ATGAGTCTGTTCCGGGACGACGGGGTGGTGCTGCGGACCCAGAAGCTCGGTGAGGCCGACCGCATCATCACGCTTCTGACCCGCGGCCACGGACGCGTGCGCGCGGTCGCCCGGGGAGTACGGCGCACGAAGTCGAAGTTCGGGGCCCGCCTCGAACCGTTCTCGCACGTCGACGTGCAGTTCTTCGCACGCGGCAGCGAACTGATCGGCCGCGGTCTGCCCCTGTGCACCCAGAGCGAGACGATCGCGCCCTACGGCGGCGGCATCGTCACCGACTACGCCCGGTACACCGCCGGTACGGCCATGCTGGAGACCGCCGAACGCTTCACCGACCACGAGGGCGAGCCCGCCGTCCAGCAGTATCTGCTGCTCGTCGGGGGGCTGCGGACCCTCGCCCGGGGCGAGCACGCGCCGAATCTCGTCCTCGACGCGTTCCTGCTGCGCTCACTCGCCGTGAACGGCTACGCGCCCAGTTTCGGGGACTGCGCCAAGTGCGGAATGCCCGGGCCGAACCGGTTCTTCTCGGTGGGCGCGGGCGGCTGCGTATGCGGGGACTGCCGGGTGCCGGGCAGCGTCGTACCCTCTCCGCAGGCCCTGGAACTGCTCGGGGCGCTGCTCACCGGCGACTGGCCCACCGCCGACGCGTGCGAGCCGCGCCATGTCCGTGAGGGCAGCGGGCTGGTGTCCGCGTATCTGCACTGGCACCTGGAGCGCGGCCTGCGCTCCCTGCGTTACGTAGAGAAGAGCTAG
- a CDS encoding MFS transporter, with amino-acid sequence MNAAREVPPSRPNPGATLAVVLLGVLVVPMSISGAAVALPGIGRDLDTSGAPLMWVVHIYNLLFATVTLVAGSLSDLFGRRRIFVTGGALFALGSLVSALAPHILVLDLARAVAGVGAAGVLASAGAILATTFDGAARTRAFAAMGTVVGVGIAFGPTLSGWLVGGLGWRAGFLFYVVVQAVVLVGSVRIAESRAAERPRVDKPGVLTFVLGLALVMTGLVEGPEIGWGDPLIVGALVLGVLLLGVFVRVERRSGHPVLDLTLIRNRRYTAWCVATLVTSVGFMGTLTFLPTYFQGASGSSASGAGATMLLMTVPVLVAPQFGGWLITRGVPARLLMGLALLLIAVGSAWLTVLRPGIGALELSGPLVLVGIGMGVSFGITDGQAMSQVEPERAGMAAGFLNTVRGGAEALVLAVFGSLLISLLQSRVGSAALAKEIAAGNLPAGPGRGALADAFTSAWHIALWWVAGACVAGAAVVTAMLSGRSGTAADAAEPSGSPTADGVTGTGTRR; translated from the coding sequence TTGAACGCTGCCCGTGAAGTACCGCCGTCACGGCCGAATCCGGGTGCGACCCTCGCCGTCGTCCTGCTCGGGGTCCTCGTCGTCCCGATGTCGATCTCGGGCGCCGCCGTCGCCCTGCCCGGCATCGGCAGGGATCTCGATACGTCGGGCGCGCCCCTGATGTGGGTCGTGCACATCTACAACCTGCTCTTCGCGACGGTCACCCTGGTCGCGGGCTCGCTGTCCGACCTCTTCGGGCGGCGGCGGATCTTCGTCACGGGCGGCGCGCTCTTCGCCCTCGGGTCGCTCGTCAGCGCGCTCGCGCCGCACATCCTCGTCCTCGATCTGGCGCGGGCGGTCGCCGGAGTGGGCGCGGCGGGTGTCCTCGCGAGCGCGGGGGCCATCCTGGCGACGACCTTCGACGGCGCCGCCCGGACCCGGGCGTTCGCCGCGATGGGGACCGTCGTCGGCGTCGGCATCGCCTTCGGCCCGACCCTCTCGGGCTGGCTCGTCGGCGGGCTCGGCTGGCGCGCTGGGTTCCTCTTCTACGTAGTCGTGCAGGCCGTCGTCCTGGTGGGCAGCGTCCGTATCGCCGAGTCCCGGGCCGCCGAACGCCCCCGGGTCGACAAGCCCGGCGTGCTCACCTTCGTCCTCGGGCTGGCGCTGGTGATGACCGGGCTGGTCGAGGGCCCCGAGATCGGCTGGGGCGACCCGCTCATCGTGGGCGCGCTCGTCCTGGGCGTCCTGCTGCTCGGGGTGTTCGTCCGGGTGGAGCGCCGCAGCGGCCATCCCGTCCTGGACCTCACCCTGATCCGCAACCGCCGCTACACCGCGTGGTGCGTGGCGACACTGGTCACCTCGGTCGGGTTCATGGGCACGCTGACCTTCCTGCCCACGTACTTCCAGGGCGCCTCCGGCAGCTCGGCCTCCGGTGCCGGGGCGACGATGCTCCTGATGACGGTCCCGGTCCTCGTCGCACCGCAGTTCGGCGGCTGGCTGATCACCCGGGGGGTCCCGGCGCGGCTGCTGATGGGGCTCGCGCTGCTGCTCATCGCGGTCGGCAGCGCCTGGCTCACCGTGCTGCGGCCGGGGATCGGGGCCCTCGAACTGTCCGGTCCGCTGGTGCTCGTCGGTATCGGAATGGGCGTGTCCTTCGGCATCACCGACGGCCAGGCGATGAGCCAGGTCGAACCGGAACGCGCCGGGATGGCCGCCGGGTTCCTCAACACCGTCCGGGGCGGCGCGGAGGCCCTGGTCCTGGCGGTGTTCGGCTCGCTGCTGATCAGTCTGCTCCAGAGCCGGGTCGGCTCGGCGGCGCTCGCCAAGGAGATCGCGGCGGGCAACCTCCCGGCCGGCCCCGGCCGGGGCGCCCTGGCGGACGCCTTCACCAGCGCGTGGCACATCGCCCTGTGGTGGGTGGCGGGCGCGTGCGTGGCCGGCGCGGCGGTGGTGACGGCGATGCTGTCGGGGCGGTCGGGGACGGCGGCGGACGCAGCCGAGCCGTCGGGGTCCCCGACGGCGGACGGGGTGACGGGTACGGGTACGCGGCGGTAA
- a CDS encoding Fur family transcriptional regulator, with the protein MTAPVRGRSTRQRAAVAAALEEVEEFRSAQELHDMLKHKGDSVGLTTVYRTLQSLADAGEVDVLRTSDGESVYRRCSSGEHHHHLVCRACGKAVEVEGPAVEKWAEAIAVEHGFVNVAHTVEVFGTCAECARTAEAG; encoded by the coding sequence GTGACAGCCCCGGTTCGAGGCAGGTCCACCCGCCAGCGCGCGGCCGTGGCGGCGGCGCTCGAAGAGGTGGAAGAGTTCCGCAGCGCCCAGGAGCTGCACGACATGCTCAAACACAAGGGCGACTCCGTGGGTCTGACCACGGTGTACCGCACGCTCCAGTCCCTCGCCGACGCCGGTGAGGTCGATGTCCTGCGCACCTCGGACGGCGAGTCCGTCTACCGCCGCTGCTCCAGCGGTGAGCACCACCACCATCTGGTCTGCCGCGCCTGCGGCAAGGCCGTCGAGGTGGAGGGCCCGGCCGTGGAGAAATGGGCGGAGGCGATCGCCGTCGAGCACGGCTTCGTGAACGTGGCGCACACCGTCGAGGTCTTCGGTACGTGCGCGGAGTGCGCGCGGACCGCCGAGGCCGGCTGA
- a CDS encoding peptidoglycan recognition protein family protein yields the protein MTGQRRRPAEPTRRGVFVIGGGLLLAPAVAILLGQDRTAQSVAPRTQARAQPPSMEPASTPPRPPGWMPGVLRKPIDKNFRRGGRSGQQGLIMHVQEGEGSLFERFSDPSTRSSAHFWVSQAGVIEQYISVHDRAWTQGAGNVGWASLETSGFASKPLTTAQVASVARVYAWGAREHGWPLEVADSPDGRGLGTHEMGGASWGGHACPGPIRAGQRDAVMRRVRRLSRA from the coding sequence GTGACAGGGCAGCGCCGGCGTCCGGCCGAGCCCACCCGGCGCGGTGTGTTCGTCATCGGCGGGGGGCTTCTCCTCGCTCCGGCCGTCGCGATCCTGCTCGGGCAGGACCGGACCGCGCAATCGGTGGCGCCCCGGACGCAGGCCCGCGCCCAGCCGCCCAGCATGGAGCCCGCCTCCACCCCGCCCCGGCCTCCCGGCTGGATGCCCGGCGTCCTCAGGAAGCCGATCGACAAGAACTTCCGCCGGGGCGGGCGGAGCGGACAACAGGGCCTGATCATGCATGTGCAGGAGGGCGAGGGCTCGCTGTTCGAGCGCTTCTCCGACCCCTCGACCAGGAGTTCCGCCCATTTCTGGGTCTCGCAGGCGGGCGTGATCGAGCAGTACATATCCGTCCACGACCGCGCCTGGACGCAAGGAGCGGGCAACGTCGGATGGGCCTCCCTGGAGACCTCCGGCTTCGCGAGCAAGCCCCTCACCACCGCACAGGTCGCCTCGGTCGCCCGCGTCTACGCCTGGGGCGCCCGTGAACACGGCTGGCCGCTCGAAGTCGCCGACTCCCCGGACGGCCGTGGCCTCGGCACCCACGAGATGGGCGGCGCCTCGTGGGGCGGGCACGCCTGCCCCGGACCGATACGGGCGGGACAGCGCGACGCGGTCATGCGCCGCGTGCGACGGTTGTCCCGGGCCTGA
- a CDS encoding GNAT family N-acetyltransferase, which produces MSDDVRITPMRPEHSARVLAIYRLGIDGGDATFESAAPTWEKFDGAKLRAHRLVALDGGGRVLGWAAVSPVSDREVYAGVVEHSVYVDPDARGRGVGGALLRALLESTDAAGIWTVQAGVFPENTTSIALHLRTGFRVVGTRERIGRREGVWRDVVLLERRSPYVN; this is translated from the coding sequence ATGAGCGACGACGTACGCATCACCCCCATGCGGCCCGAGCATTCCGCGCGCGTGCTGGCGATCTACCGGCTCGGGATCGACGGGGGTGACGCGACGTTCGAGAGTGCCGCGCCCACCTGGGAGAAGTTCGACGGGGCGAAGCTGCGGGCGCACCGGCTGGTGGCGCTCGACGGCGGCGGTCGCGTACTCGGCTGGGCCGCCGTGTCGCCGGTGTCCGACCGGGAGGTCTACGCGGGAGTGGTCGAGCACTCGGTGTACGTGGACCCGGACGCGCGGGGCCGGGGCGTCGGGGGCGCGCTGTTGCGGGCGCTGCTGGAGTCGACGGACGCGGCGGGGATCTGGACCGTGCAGGCGGGTGTCTTCCCGGAGAACACCACGAGCATCGCGCTGCACCTGCGTACCGGCTTCCGGGTGGTCGGCACCCGGGAACGGATCGGCCGCCGCGAAGGGGTCTGGCGGGACGTGGTCCTGCTGGAACGCCGCAGCCCGTACGTGAACTGA
- a CDS encoding metal ABC transporter ATP-binding protein — MGDTQSKAERSATEPGRDGDPVIALRGVTAELGSRPVLRGIDLTVHRGEVVALLGANGSGKSTAVRTVIGQVPVTGGTIDLFGVPRERFRDWARIGYVPQRTTASGGVPATVTEVVSSGRLARTRFGLLRRADRAAVRSALERVGMGDRAGDPVDALSGGQHQRVLIARALAAEPEVLIMDEPMAGVDLSSQEVLASTLRDQVASGASVLLVLHELGPLEPLIDRAVVLREGCVLHDGPPPRAVGQHALPGHDHVHPHTAHPEPVRTGLLS, encoded by the coding sequence ATGGGTGACACGCAGAGCAAGGCGGAACGTTCCGCCACCGAACCGGGACGGGACGGCGACCCGGTCATCGCCCTGCGCGGGGTGACGGCCGAACTCGGCTCGCGTCCCGTGCTGCGCGGCATCGACCTCACCGTCCACCGGGGCGAGGTCGTGGCCCTGCTCGGCGCGAACGGCTCCGGCAAGTCCACGGCGGTACGCACCGTCATCGGACAGGTGCCGGTCACCGGCGGCACGATCGACCTGTTCGGCGTCCCCAGGGAGCGCTTCCGCGACTGGGCCCGGATCGGCTACGTACCGCAGCGGACCACGGCGTCCGGCGGGGTCCCCGCGACCGTCACCGAGGTCGTGTCCTCGGGCCGGCTCGCCCGTACCCGGTTCGGCCTGCTGCGGCGCGCCGACCGGGCGGCCGTACGGTCCGCGCTGGAGCGGGTCGGGATGGGCGACCGGGCGGGGGACCCGGTCGACGCGCTGTCCGGCGGCCAGCACCAGCGGGTGCTGATCGCCCGCGCGCTCGCCGCCGAACCGGAAGTACTGATCATGGACGAGCCGATGGCGGGCGTCGACCTGTCCAGCCAGGAGGTGCTGGCGTCGACCCTGCGGGACCAGGTCGCCTCCGGCGCGTCCGTGCTGCTGGTGCTGCACGAGCTGGGCCCGCTGGAGCCGCTGATCGACCGGGCGGTCGTCCTGCGGGAGGGCTGCGTCCTGCACGACGGCCCGCCCCCGAGGGCCGTCGGCCAGCACGCCCTGCCCGGTCACGACCATGTCCATCCGCACACCGCCCACCCGGAGCCGGTGCGCACAGGACTGCTGAGCTGA
- a CDS encoding CPBP family intramembrane glutamic endopeptidase, which translates to MLDRVEAEQDGRPGRGLSWPWFLVVVIVYAGIIQGLGLLIGVDTGDSDSAFPDAEALVRNALIPIGASIVFAAGVVTWLGWWGEVLSYRAPVRRWVRWVPISMIAVAVLGLNYGHLADQSVSLVLCVLLLGLFVGVGEELMFRGIGVHVFRRAGLTEGKVALCSSLVFGLVHVSNAFGTGAQAVVQALVVTTSGYFFYLCLRVGGAIWLPMLVHGLWDISLFSSQVGDQPKTYLGMALVIALQVTLIVVLLVRRRTIEPVRAGAPG; encoded by the coding sequence GTGCTCGACAGGGTGGAAGCGGAACAGGACGGCCGGCCCGGCCGCGGGCTGTCATGGCCGTGGTTCCTGGTGGTGGTGATCGTCTACGCGGGCATCATCCAGGGCCTGGGTCTGCTGATCGGCGTGGACACCGGCGACTCGGACAGCGCGTTCCCCGATGCCGAGGCCCTGGTGCGCAACGCGCTGATCCCGATCGGGGCGTCGATCGTGTTCGCCGCCGGGGTGGTCACCTGGCTCGGCTGGTGGGGCGAGGTGCTGAGTTACCGCGCCCCGGTGCGGCGTTGGGTGCGCTGGGTGCCGATCTCGATGATCGCCGTCGCCGTGCTGGGCCTGAACTACGGCCACCTCGCCGACCAGAGCGTCTCGCTGGTGCTCTGCGTGCTGCTGCTCGGGCTGTTCGTGGGGGTCGGTGAGGAACTGATGTTCCGGGGCATCGGCGTCCACGTCTTCCGGCGGGCCGGGCTCACCGAGGGCAAGGTCGCCCTCTGCTCCTCGCTCGTCTTCGGTCTCGTGCACGTCAGCAACGCCTTCGGCACGGGTGCACAGGCCGTCGTACAGGCCCTCGTCGTCACCACCTCGGGCTACTTCTTCTATCTGTGCCTGCGGGTGGGCGGCGCCATCTGGCTGCCGATGCTGGTCCACGGCCTCTGGGACATCAGCCTGTTCTCCAGCCAGGTGGGCGACCAGCCCAAGACCTACCTGGGCATGGCCCTGGTCATCGCCCTCCAGGTCACCTTGATCGTCGTACTGCTCGTCAGGCGCCGCACGATCGAACCGGTCCGCGCGGGCGCCCCGGGCTGA
- a CDS encoding isoprenyl transferase: MARRGILGRSRREYKIPELHPSGATAPKIAGELLPKHVAVVMDGNGRWAKDRGLPRTEGHKVGEGVVLDVLKGCLEVGVKNLSLYAFSTENWKRSPDEVRFLMNFNRDVIRRRRDEMNELGIRIRWAGRMPKMWKSVVQELQVAQEQTTQNDAMTLYFCLNYGGRAEIADAAQAIARDVAAGKLDPSKVNEKTFAKYLYYPDMPDVDLFLRPSGEMRTSNYLIWQSSYAEMVFQDVLWPDFDRRDLWRACVEYASRDRRFGGAIPNEQQLAAGSGR; encoded by the coding sequence ATGGCACGACGTGGAATCCTGGGCCGGTCCCGGCGCGAGTACAAGATCCCCGAGCTGCACCCGTCCGGCGCCACCGCCCCGAAGATCGCCGGGGAGCTGCTGCCCAAGCACGTCGCCGTCGTGATGGACGGCAACGGCCGGTGGGCGAAGGACCGCGGGCTGCCGCGCACCGAGGGGCACAAGGTGGGGGAGGGCGTCGTCCTCGACGTGCTCAAGGGCTGTCTGGAGGTGGGGGTCAAGAATCTCTCCCTGTACGCCTTCTCCACCGAGAACTGGAAGCGGTCGCCCGACGAGGTCCGCTTCCTGATGAACTTCAACCGGGACGTGATCCGCCGCCGCCGCGACGAGATGAACGAACTCGGCATCCGTATCCGCTGGGCGGGACGGATGCCCAAGATGTGGAAGTCCGTCGTCCAGGAACTCCAGGTCGCCCAGGAGCAGACCACGCAGAACGACGCGATGACGCTTTACTTCTGTCTCAACTACGGCGGGCGCGCGGAGATCGCGGACGCGGCGCAGGCCATCGCCCGGGACGTGGCCGCCGGGAAGCTCGACCCGTCGAAGGTCAACGAGAAGACGTTCGCCAAGTACCTGTACTACCCGGACATGCCCGACGTCGACCTGTTCCTGCGGCCCAGCGGGGAGATGCGCACCTCCAACTACCTCATCTGGCAGAGTAGTTACGCCGAGATGGTGTTCCAGGACGTGCTGTGGCCCGATTTCGACCGCCGGGACCTGTGGCGCGCGTGCGTCGAGTACGCCTCCCGTGACCGCCGTTTCGGCGGCGCCATCCCGAACGAGCAGCAGCTCGCGGCGGGCAGCGGACGCTGA
- a CDS encoding YcxB family protein produces MTDTTPVTAGTAQAAEQAGGTASGGPVELHYRTTIKHCREALSLRPKVVRGARALQVCVLLLAMAAGGALPVALFGRDQPVWGVFWAALAIVTALMWLSLIQNSYIRSYQRIAEHQGPVHAVADDEGVRFSTEKIVSWTKWSMYGRYAEGPTVFALFTGDKSTASFFALPKAGVAAPQDVDRLRELLDRHLRRG; encoded by the coding sequence GTGACGGACACGACACCGGTGACGGCCGGGACGGCTCAGGCCGCCGAACAGGCCGGCGGGACCGCGTCCGGCGGGCCGGTCGAGCTGCACTACCGGACGACGATCAAGCACTGCCGTGAGGCACTGTCCCTGCGGCCCAAGGTGGTGCGGGGTGCCCGGGCCCTCCAGGTCTGCGTCCTCCTGCTCGCCATGGCCGCCGGGGGCGCCCTCCCGGTGGCCCTGTTCGGCCGTGACCAGCCCGTCTGGGGCGTGTTCTGGGCGGCGCTGGCCATCGTGACGGCGCTGATGTGGCTCAGCCTGATCCAGAACAGCTACATCCGCTCGTACCAGCGGATCGCGGAGCACCAGGGGCCCGTGCACGCCGTGGCGGACGACGAGGGGGTCAGGTTCAGCACCGAGAAGATCGTGTCCTGGACGAAGTGGTCGATGTACGGCCGCTACGCGGAGGGCCCGACCGTGTTCGCCCTGTTCACCGGGGACAAGTCGACGGCGAGCTTCTTCGCCCTGCCGAAGGCGGGCGTCGCGGCGCCGCAGGACGTGGACCGGCTGCGGGAGCTGCTGGACCGGCACCTGCGGCGCGGCTGA